In one window of Nomascus leucogenys isolate Asia chromosome 1a, Asia_NLE_v1, whole genome shotgun sequence DNA:
- the VCPKMT gene encoding protein-lysine methyltransferase METTL21D isoform X1, producing MLPGAMAATLESPLEDPLRSFVRVLEKRDGTVLRLQQYGSGGVGCVVWDAAIVLSKYLETPEFSGDGAHALSRRSVLELGSGTGAVGLMAATLGADVVVTDLEELQDLLKMNINMNKHLVTGSVQAKVLKWGEEIEGFPSPPDYILMADCIYYEESLEPLLKTLKDVSGFETRIICCYEQRTMGKNPEIEKKYFELLQLDFDFEKIPLEKHDEEYRSEDIHIIYIRKKKSKMKYNKADESIKDKCTQLSRIYVSSPFLVHVLSCITITFYAGCLSGA from the exons ATGTTGCCGGGCGCGATGGCCGCTACGCTGGAGTCCCCGCTGGAGGACCCACTGCGGAGCTTTGTGCGAGTTTTGGAGAAGCGGGATGGTACAGTGCTACGACTACAGCAGTATGGCTCCGGTGGCGTGGGTTGCGTTGTTTGGGACGCTGCCATTGTCCTTTCTAAATATCTGGAAACGCCCGAGTTTTCTGGCGACGGGGCCCACGCGCTGAGCCGGCGGTCGGTGCTGGAGCTGGGTTCGGGCACCGGGGCCGTGGGGCTCATGGCTGCTACCCTCGG GGCTGATGTTGTAGTCACCGATCTTGAGGAATTGCAAGACTTGCTGAAGATGAATATTAATATGAACAAGCAtcttgtcactggttctgttcaAGCCAAGGTACTGAAATG GGGGGAAGAAATAGAAGGCTTTCCTTCTCCACCCGACTACATACTGATGGCCGACTGCATATACTATGAAGAG tctTTGGAGCCATTGCTGAAAACTCTAAAAGATGTCAGTGGATTTGAAACTCGTATTATATGTTGTTATGAACAACGAACAATGGGGAAAAATccagaaattgagaaaaaatattttgag CTCCTTCAGCTAGATTTTGACTTTGAAAAAATTCCTTTGGAAAAACATGATGAAGAGTATCGAAGTGAAGATATTCATATTATatacatcagaaagaaaaaatcg aaaatgaaatataacaagGCAGATGAGTCCATAAAAGATAAATGCACTCAGTTAAGTAGAATTTATGTATCTTCCCCCTTCTTGGTGCATGTTTTATCCTGTATAACAATCACATTTTATGCAGGTTGCCTCAGTGGCGCCTAG
- the VCPKMT gene encoding protein-lysine methyltransferase METTL21D isoform X5, which produces MLPGAMAATLESPLEDPLRSFVRVLEKRDGTVLRLQQYGSGGVGCVVWDAAIVLSKYLETPEFSGDGAHALSRRSVLELGSGTGAVGLMAATLGADVVVTDLEELQDLLKMNINMNKHLVTGSVQAKVLKWGEEIEGFPSPPDYILMADCIYYEESLEPLLKTLKDVSGFETRIICCYEQRTMGKNPEIEKKYFELLQLDFDFEKIPLEKHDEEYRSEDIHIIYIRKKKSKFPS; this is translated from the exons ATGTTGCCGGGCGCGATGGCCGCTACGCTGGAGTCCCCGCTGGAGGACCCACTGCGGAGCTTTGTGCGAGTTTTGGAGAAGCGGGATGGTACAGTGCTACGACTACAGCAGTATGGCTCCGGTGGCGTGGGTTGCGTTGTTTGGGACGCTGCCATTGTCCTTTCTAAATATCTGGAAACGCCCGAGTTTTCTGGCGACGGGGCCCACGCGCTGAGCCGGCGGTCGGTGCTGGAGCTGGGTTCGGGCACCGGGGCCGTGGGGCTCATGGCTGCTACCCTCGG GGCTGATGTTGTAGTCACCGATCTTGAGGAATTGCAAGACTTGCTGAAGATGAATATTAATATGAACAAGCAtcttgtcactggttctgttcaAGCCAAGGTACTGAAATG GGGGGAAGAAATAGAAGGCTTTCCTTCTCCACCCGACTACATACTGATGGCCGACTGCATATACTATGAAGAG tctTTGGAGCCATTGCTGAAAACTCTAAAAGATGTCAGTGGATTTGAAACTCGTATTATATGTTGTTATGAACAACGAACAATGGGGAAAAATccagaaattgagaaaaaatattttgag CTCCTTCAGCTAGATTTTGACTTTGAAAAAATTCCTTTGGAAAAACATGATGAAGAGTATCGAAGTGAAGATATTCATATTATatacatcagaaagaaaaaatcg aaattTCCATCGTGA
- the VCPKMT gene encoding protein-lysine methyltransferase METTL21D isoform X4 yields MLPGAMAATLESPLEDPLRSFVRVLEKRDGTVLRLQQYGSGGVGCVVWDAAIVLSKYLETPEFSGDGAHALSRRSVLELGSGTGAVGLMAATLGADVVVTDLEELQDLLKMNINMNKHLVTGSVQAKVLKWGEEIEGFPSPPDYILMADCIYYEESLEPLLKTLKDVSGFETRIICCYEQRTMGKNPEIEKKYFEKMKYNKADESIKDKCTQLSRIYVSSPFLVHVLSCITITFYAGCLSGA; encoded by the exons ATGTTGCCGGGCGCGATGGCCGCTACGCTGGAGTCCCCGCTGGAGGACCCACTGCGGAGCTTTGTGCGAGTTTTGGAGAAGCGGGATGGTACAGTGCTACGACTACAGCAGTATGGCTCCGGTGGCGTGGGTTGCGTTGTTTGGGACGCTGCCATTGTCCTTTCTAAATATCTGGAAACGCCCGAGTTTTCTGGCGACGGGGCCCACGCGCTGAGCCGGCGGTCGGTGCTGGAGCTGGGTTCGGGCACCGGGGCCGTGGGGCTCATGGCTGCTACCCTCGG GGCTGATGTTGTAGTCACCGATCTTGAGGAATTGCAAGACTTGCTGAAGATGAATATTAATATGAACAAGCAtcttgtcactggttctgttcaAGCCAAGGTACTGAAATG GGGGGAAGAAATAGAAGGCTTTCCTTCTCCACCCGACTACATACTGATGGCCGACTGCATATACTATGAAGAG tctTTGGAGCCATTGCTGAAAACTCTAAAAGATGTCAGTGGATTTGAAACTCGTATTATATGTTGTTATGAACAACGAACAATGGGGAAAAATccagaaattgagaaaaaatattttgag aaaatgaaatataacaagGCAGATGAGTCCATAAAAGATAAATGCACTCAGTTAAGTAGAATTTATGTATCTTCCCCCTTCTTGGTGCATGTTTTATCCTGTATAACAATCACATTTTATGCAGGTTGCCTCAGTGGCGCCTAG
- the VCPKMT gene encoding protein-lysine methyltransferase METTL21D isoform X3, producing the protein MLPGAMAATLESPLEDPLRSFVRVLEKRDGTVLRLQQYGSGGVGCVVWDAAIVLSKYLETPEFSGDGAHALSRRSVLELGSGTGAVGLMAATLGADVVVTDLEELQDLLKMNINMNKHLVTGSVQAKVLKWGEEIEGFPSPPDYILMADCIYYEESLEPLLKTLKDVSGFETRIICCYEQRTMGKNPEIEKKYFELLQLDFDFEKIPLEKHDEEYRSEDIHIIYIRKKKSQQIPKHGDRIGGVMWEL; encoded by the exons ATGTTGCCGGGCGCGATGGCCGCTACGCTGGAGTCCCCGCTGGAGGACCCACTGCGGAGCTTTGTGCGAGTTTTGGAGAAGCGGGATGGTACAGTGCTACGACTACAGCAGTATGGCTCCGGTGGCGTGGGTTGCGTTGTTTGGGACGCTGCCATTGTCCTTTCTAAATATCTGGAAACGCCCGAGTTTTCTGGCGACGGGGCCCACGCGCTGAGCCGGCGGTCGGTGCTGGAGCTGGGTTCGGGCACCGGGGCCGTGGGGCTCATGGCTGCTACCCTCGG GGCTGATGTTGTAGTCACCGATCTTGAGGAATTGCAAGACTTGCTGAAGATGAATATTAATATGAACAAGCAtcttgtcactggttctgttcaAGCCAAGGTACTGAAATG GGGGGAAGAAATAGAAGGCTTTCCTTCTCCACCCGACTACATACTGATGGCCGACTGCATATACTATGAAGAG tctTTGGAGCCATTGCTGAAAACTCTAAAAGATGTCAGTGGATTTGAAACTCGTATTATATGTTGTTATGAACAACGAACAATGGGGAAAAATccagaaattgagaaaaaatattttgag CTCCTTCAGCTAGATTTTGACTTTGAAAAAATTCCTTTGGAAAAACATGATGAAGAGTATCGAAGTGAAGATATTCATATTATatacatcagaaagaaaaaatcg CAGCAGATTCCAAAGCATGGAGATAGAATTGGAGGAGTGATGTGGGAACTGTAA
- the VCPKMT gene encoding protein-lysine methyltransferase METTL21D isoform X2, with protein sequence MLPGAMAATLESPLEDPLRSFVRVLEKRDGTVLRLQQYGSGGVGCVVWDAAIVLSKYLETPEFSGDGAHALSRRSVLELGSGTGAVGLMAATLGADVVVTDLEELQDLLKMNINMNKHLVTGSVQAKVLKWGEEIEGFPSPPDYILMADCIYYEESLEPLLKTLKDVSGFETRIICCYEQRTMGKNPEIEKKYFELLQLDFDFEKIPLEKHDEEYRSEDIHIIYIRKKKSKMKYNKADESIKDKCTQNFHRESFNHLTQASNNLGKLKM encoded by the exons ATGTTGCCGGGCGCGATGGCCGCTACGCTGGAGTCCCCGCTGGAGGACCCACTGCGGAGCTTTGTGCGAGTTTTGGAGAAGCGGGATGGTACAGTGCTACGACTACAGCAGTATGGCTCCGGTGGCGTGGGTTGCGTTGTTTGGGACGCTGCCATTGTCCTTTCTAAATATCTGGAAACGCCCGAGTTTTCTGGCGACGGGGCCCACGCGCTGAGCCGGCGGTCGGTGCTGGAGCTGGGTTCGGGCACCGGGGCCGTGGGGCTCATGGCTGCTACCCTCGG GGCTGATGTTGTAGTCACCGATCTTGAGGAATTGCAAGACTTGCTGAAGATGAATATTAATATGAACAAGCAtcttgtcactggttctgttcaAGCCAAGGTACTGAAATG GGGGGAAGAAATAGAAGGCTTTCCTTCTCCACCCGACTACATACTGATGGCCGACTGCATATACTATGAAGAG tctTTGGAGCCATTGCTGAAAACTCTAAAAGATGTCAGTGGATTTGAAACTCGTATTATATGTTGTTATGAACAACGAACAATGGGGAAAAATccagaaattgagaaaaaatattttgag CTCCTTCAGCTAGATTTTGACTTTGAAAAAATTCCTTTGGAAAAACATGATGAAGAGTATCGAAGTGAAGATATTCATATTATatacatcagaaagaaaaaatcg aaaatgaaatataacaagGCAGATGAGTCCATAAAAGATAAATGCACTCA aaattTCCATCGTGAATCCTTTAATCATCTTACCCAAGCCTCTAACAACCTGGGTAAACTAAAGATGTGA